From the Gossypium hirsutum isolate 1008001.06 chromosome A02, Gossypium_hirsutum_v2.1, whole genome shotgun sequence genome, the window TGTTACCTGTTGACTACCTCACCATGCACATGCATGATGAGGAGGAATAACTTGGTCCTTCTCCTTTCTTTACCCGTGTGTAGCATTACTTTAGTACTTTCCATTCCTCCTGCCCTGGTATCTCTTCTTTAGACCGTCTTAACACTTTGCTATCCTCTTCTTTTGGTTGTCACTGATTATCATCTTGCACATGATGTattaaatttgtgattttgttgtagAATTAGCagttttcttttttccattttgcATGGCACTTTCCAGGTTTCATGAATGCCGGAGGCTGAATCAATTCACAAACTTTTTGATGGGAAAGGGAAAAAAGACGATTTCAAAagccaaaataaaatgaaataaattctaTATGCATTCCACAGATTGATCACTTCGTCCAAAATTTTCTGAGTTTGGCAAAGATACCCCAAAAACATTGTTTGCTTTGTATGGTGGGTGAATGCAAGATTGTGTTCTGTGCACACCAGCCTTTCAAATCCCTATCCTCAGCCCAAGCCTTGAATGTGATGTTTGAGGTGACATGAATATGTTCTAGAGCTAAGAAAttagggaaaaaagaaaaacaatggcATGGTTTGACAAACAAAAAGCTTGCCCCTGTTGGGTTGAATGGCATGAAATCTAACTGGAGGAAGGAACTGCCACTTCTATTGGTCATCATTTGAATTTGTTAGACTACTCTGCATAGTGTGCTTCATACATGATATTATTACACTGTTCATTCTTTAATGGTTTATCATGCATTACCATTTTGTTTATCATTGAATTGCTGGAGTAATATGTGACTTGGATTATAACAATGGTTGAATCATTATTTCTCCTGATTTTAGGTTACTCGTTCGTCAAGGAAAAATGTCTGCTTTGTTATGTTTGTGGATGAAGCTACGATGCAAACACTTTATTCAGAAGGTCAAACACCTGATGGTGGTTTTATTGGTTTATGGAAGATAGTGGTTGTAAAGAATCTTCCTTACACTGATATGCGTAGGGTGGGAAAAATACCAAAACTGTTACCGCATCGACTATTTCCTTTTGCAAGGTTTGAACTGGATATTTGGAAATTTTTTGTTTCATAATGCATCTACTAGGTTTTATATGTTTCACATTTTATGATCATATTCAGGAATGAAGTTTTCTTAGTAGCAAATTGTTTATTATGATTATCCTTTTTCTGGATGATATTACTTAGGCAGGCTTGACATTTGTTTCTTAACTCTTCTGATCTCAGGTACTCAATCTGGTTAGATAGCAAACTACGTCTACAGCGTGACCCCTTACAACTCCTGGATTACTTCTTGTGGCGAAAAGGTCATGAGTATGCCATTTCTAATCACTATGATCGTCATTGTGTCTGGGAAGAGGTTGCGCAAAATAAGAAGCTGAACAAGTATAATCATACAGTCATTGATGAGCAATTTGATTTCTATCAGGCTGATGGACTGAAAAGATTCGATGCTTCAGATCCTAACAAGCTTCTTCCTAGCAGTAAGAAAATTTCACACTCAAGCACCCTTAGATGTTTGGAGTTGCATGCATATACACAAATATACACCCGAGGATTTTTATTTATGTCAGTTAATGCTTCTACTTTGTTTGAAATGCAGATGTGCCTGAAGGTTCATTTATTGTTAGAGCACACACCCCGATGTCAAATTTGTTTTCATGTCTTTGGTTCAATGAGGTTGAGCGGTTTACTCCCCGTGATCAGCTAAGTTTTGCATATACATACCAGAAATTGCGAAGAACAAATCCTGACAAACCCTTTTATCTGAACATGTTCAAGGTAAAGAAACTCTGACAAAAAGTGGCTGCAGCTTTTAAAATTAGACTACAATTCATGTAGGTCCTCATGTTGCCTCTCTGGTTTATTTGATTGCAGGATTGTGAGAGGAGAGCCGTAGCTAAGTTGTTTCGACATAGATCGGATGAGAAGCGATATGTTCAGCAACGGGCAACATTGTAAAATGTATGTTGTATTATCAAACCTTTGCTGTTGaatataaaaagaattattttttgtACACTTTCCTTGGCCATGCTGGTTCATAAAGAAAGGATCAGAGTTGCATCGGTGGTGATGGTTGTTGACATAGAATGATGGACGTCGAGGGAACAAAGTTTGTCGAGCATGGTGGAGGTATCTTGGTTGGGGGGGAAAGTCCATTGGCTTTAATTTGCTAGAAAAATTCTGTTTTGCATAATTGTTATTTGTTCTTTTGTTCACATTGATTGCTTCGTCCATAGGTAAAAACGGAGGACCAATACTAATGTACTTCTTACAACTAAAATTTGTTGTATTATTGCTATtactattatcatcattttttgaACCTTTCAATTGGCTATTGAAGTTTTATTTGACTGCTCAATTCAACCACAAATATAAATGATTTTCCTAGCTGGTTACAAATAGGACCATTGCTACCAttccaaataatataattattttttgggtTGGGTAAATTATTCtctaactattagtaaatttcttttttaattattcaactataaagaattacaaaatgatcactgaactattcaaTTGTCTTTTTTAGTTACCAGTTGATTAACTTAAAAATGGAAGCATTCAAAAATTCGAGACAAgcgattattttataattttttatagttgaatgactaaaaaaaaattactaataattgagTGATTAGTAGTGTAATTtatccatatttttttatattatatttagtacATGTTGATAAATCCTCCACTAAACCTTTACAAATTatctaaataaataagaaaaataaaaaattgagtttaGTTACTATCATGAAATCCTAGAGAAGCCGAGTATGAACACCATTGGTGATACGATGATCTGCTATAACATTCACCAACACCAATAATGCAAAAATGTTGTTATACTTATGCAGCTGTGAATAAATAAATTAGATGATGAACAAAGCAGCTCATCATTTTGTTACCTGCATACGAATTATATTATGCAAAAGTGTTCCTTTTAAAGCAAAGCAGCTGTGGtatgaataaataaatgcaaAAGTCTTCTTCTTATTATGCCTCGTTCAAATGATATTAGAGCAGATACCAACTTTATTACTTTTATATAATGTGTTGATGAAGCAGACAAAGATCAATCTGCATACTTCGGGGCAATTTTTTATACTTAAGTTAGATGGAAGAAGATGATAAGCTTTTAGGGGAATAATCGGGATCTTAAGTTGCATGAGAGTGCATAAAGGCTTGAGTTTTGTAAGGAGTGAGCATTCGATAAaatcgagtgaaatgaaattctattttattattctaattcgatttgaattttttgtaGTCGACTTTGAtgaatttatttgtgttaaattaaaaaagattaaatatgtCAAAGTAAAACATTGGTAACAATAACAAATAAATTTGACACCATATTTATTTGAAAACTCTTTCCAAACAAAATAAGGGAAAATACTATAAATTCAATatgataaatttgataatttacttgttCAATGCCTCAAgtttatcatttttgggaaaaaaattataattcaaccttttatatatattttttaattttttataatttttataaagttttttataactattttgattttttttattttttaaaggaatcaatttattcattttagagATCATAGAGACTTAAGAAGCATTTAAACCAATTTATTATTTGAGTTgtaaaaattcaatttcatttaaactcaaaaaaaattatttattcaaattgatttactcaaaatttaatttaattttcctttACCATTTCAAGTTGAATTCAATTTTATTCACCCAATTGAATTGGTGTCATTTTTATCTAGGCTGCTCTTGTATGTCATTTGTTACTCTTATCCATCAATCTTTAGCTGGTAATATTGTTTACTATAATCCACATAAGatgtaaaattaaatatgttgccAAATATGtctttaaacataaattaaatcaCATTTAAGTAAAGTTTCTTTTTATTTGGTAAAAGATTAATTTTGGAGAACCGGCGGTTATAGTGTCACTGATCACGTAACGATTGAGAGAGAGACTGGACCACACCCAATCGAGAGTAAAAAGACAATAATCGTCCTAGCAAAAAGGGCCACATTAGAGTTTCTTTTTAGttattagaaaattaattttggagAATTGACAGTTATAGTATCAGTGATCACATAACGAATGAGAGAGAGACTAGGCAATAGACACTCGAGCGTAAAAAGACCATAATCACCCTAGCGAAAAGGGCTACATTACATCCCTTTCTTAGACTATTAACAATTACACATAAGCGATGCTACATGTCATTAGAAAGTTGTTGGCTTAGCTACCCATTGTGTAGCAATTAACCATTATCAAACTCTCTTCTCTTGGAACAAGTGATTTGCTTGAGCTTCATGCTTATTCTTTTAGCCTTAATTCTTCCTCTTATAATTAAATTGGTGAAGAGGTATACAAATTAGGCACAAGTACTTCAATCACTTCAATAGCactaaaagtattatggaggatCCTGTATTggaagttagattgtattttggcTCGTCTAATAGGTAAATTAGTCCatgtatgttagattaaagagcaaattggtcattctattcaaaattttttctgttaaaaattagtTCCTATACGTCAACATAAGGTTCAGGTGACATGCCATACGTCACTGTCCGATTATTGTGTTAGATACACTACTGTTTAACAGTACAAAGGaatgaaatttttcaaagaaGATGATCGACTTGCTTTTTTATCTAACATACAGAGACTAATTTGTCAATTTTCTGAGTAGGAGTAAAATGCAATCTAGCTCCTCGTATAGGGTTGTACTTTTAGCCTTTAATAGCTTTTGCGATAATGCTTTAATAGCTTTTGTGATAATAGTACCATACTTAGTCGTGATGGAGCTTTTGTAAGAGTTAAGTGAGCATTATAGCAACCAGTGAAATATGATTTTGTAAAGTGTGTTACTTCTGAAATTAAGGTCACTATGATATATTTTTTAAGCATTTGTAGAGAGCTTGCCATGGGTTTGAGCAGTGTTGTTGGAATTGAATTTGAAGCATTTTTCAATATCAAGTGCTTGAATACAATGTATTGGCTAATGTATTGTTTTTACCAttatggaaacaaaaaaaaaaaaaaacccctctATCTAAATGCTTGAGACTAATAACGTTAGTATTGCCCAACACCAAATCTACAAATTTATTTAGACTCAAATATCCGTAGTTATATACTCATACCGCAGATGAAGAAGACTCCTTTCCATTAACCTTATGCATCTCAAAAACCAATGGTGACTCCTCTTTTGGACCAACTTGGCTACTTTCATTCGACGACCTTTTGAAACCACTGCCCTTATTCTTCTTTCTTGCCTTCCGAGCCCATCCAACCAGCCCTTCCTGAATATGTTCCTCGAATATCGCCTTCTTGTACGAACTTCCCATCTGCATATTAACCAAagcatgtcaaattaaaatacaatgaCTAAATCAAAAATTTGAGCATAGTAGAGggaataaaaccataatttcacagttcataatGATGTGTTACCTGTGTGACAAATGCATATAGTGGCAGGGTACTATAACTGCAGACGAACTGAACAAAAACCCTGACAATGAACATATAAGATCACATAAATACTTGAAAACATCATTTGGCAACACATATAAGAAACCAAGTTTCTTTGTTATCTTCTTACCCAATAACTAGTCTGGGTATAATAAAACGAACTTGCCCCATCATGCATGAGTTGAAACCATACTGCACCTGTTACAAAAATGGAACAAGAAAGGTTGTTTACTTACTGACTATATGGAAAAAAATGGCATGTAACGTTGTTAGGGACATTGTGTTTTACCCATATCCAGGCGAAGAAGGCCATTTCGAATGAATTTTGGAAGAGGATGATGTGAATGAGGCGGAGGACGAGGCGCGGCCTTTTGAACCAGAAATGGTTATCTGAAGGTTGAACCACCAATTCACCTGTCACCACCATGTGTCTCTCAGCTACCTCTTGAGCTAATTGTGTGATTATATGTTCCAACTTGGTGCCAACAGCAAGTAAAAGCTGCCAAAGGTTAAAAAGGGAACCATTGTCACATATATGCTAACATGCCTGCCTAGCTTATTCAACATGTAAGTACTTCAACTTACAATGAAGGGAATGAATGCTATCCAAAAATACGTGTGCCAACCTGCGAAACCAAGTTCGATTTTAAGTCAATATTAGGAACTCAAGACGTGTGGCGAAAATACAAACGAATTCAGCATCTTACCAACAAAATTCAGCAAGAGGAAAATGACTACAAATGCCCAAAGATACCAACTGCAATTAAGTAACTGTTAACGGTATGGTAGTATATAATGATATGTATGTTGATGAATAGAAACGTGACAAAACACCATTTTCACCAAAGGTATACATTGACATAAATGCTTATGATGCTAAGCATGTACATAACTTTAACTGCATAATGCATTCATGGAAGAACACCTTTCTCTAACACATAAGAAAACTGACCTTATCCCAACAACTTTCTTAAAATCGGCTTCGAGAGCACGCATCATGTAGTTGTGAAAGTTAAACTTTGGATTTCCCCTGCAGTGAGTCTAGATAAGAAATTTTCAGAAGTTAATCTAAGAGAGTTGAAGTAAAAATGGAATGAAGTAAGATTAATTCATTTTAACTTACCATGATGAAGCCTAGTCTTAATGTGATATAATCTGACTTGGTCACAGATCCATAGAATTGCTTGAAAAAAGAATACTGAAAGCAAAACAAAGCCATCAAAACTATGTTACTGGCTTATcaacaaataaatagaaaagaaaaaagatctTGACTTACCACCCATCCCTGGATCTCAGAATTCTTTCCAATGCCCAAGAACCGACCCTTGATAAAATCATGTTCTTGGACCTGAGTGATCTTTGTTTTCACAACTGCAAAATCACATTTACATCATAAACTAGTCATAAAAGCTGAAGTTTGAAGAATCCCAATGCTGAATTGTTGATAAAGGATGTTAGCAGTTATTCATTACCTCCCTCAGGATCATCTTCCATATCCTTAGCATAATCTTCCCAATTTTTCCATTGATGGATCTAGATCATCATATATATCAGAAGGCAATTGAAAGCAGTAGTAGCATTATACATGGCAGAGAGAATGGAGGAAACATACCTTTGTGCTCCCAAAAACAATGGTTAGAGCACTGAAAGTCACATGTACAACAGCTAGCACGAAGATGAATATATGTAGATGATGCAATGCCGTAGTGGATAACAATGGAACTTTCCCCTGGATTCAAATTTCAACATATTTGCTGTTGAGTCATATACTCTTCTAAGACATGGTTTCAAGTTCCAAAACTGTTGCAGTATAGGGGTACCTTAGTAGTACAGTAGGCAGTGAAATCGGCAGGCTCGGCGAGAAGACGACGGCCATTACCATTGGgaagaaaagaggagaaaaggGTCTGAAAGTGTTCTGTGGttacttctttcttttccttaCAAGGCAACCATTGATTAGCCAAATCCTCTGATATACAGATTTTGGCAATCCTGTCTTGAAACACTGTTAGTAGCAACGATATGAATCCCAGCAACATCAACTCTGCATCCACACCACAAATTTAATTTTACAGATTCACACAACACAACATATAATCCAACATGATGATATTAGAGACTATAAATTATACCTTCTTTGATCTTCTGCAAGGCCTCAAAGAGAGGTTTctgattctttttcttcaaatactgaaaaaccaaaaaaaaaaaagctcattCAGACATTTCATCAACAAACACACACAGAATGCATAAACACATTTCCAACATGTTACATGCCTTGCCAAAGAAATGGAGGATTCTTTCAGCAACAAGGGAAATGAGGACAATGACAGAGCAGACAACAGCCACCACCCATGTCGGGGTGTATTCTATGGTTGTTCCTCCTTCAGACATATTTCCCACCACCACtcagtttttgtttttcttccctTCTGTGTTGTTTTTGTATGTAAATGGAACGTGAagacaataataatagtaataaaaggAAAGAGAATGATTAGAGCTGAAATTCAAGCGAATGGAGATTATGATGAGTTGTTAAATTGCCATATATAAATTTGTATTAAAGCTTTATTAGTTTTGGAATGGAGTTGGTGCAATGCATGTTCAAACGCGGACTACGCGTATATTCTACAAAGACGATAAAATTAAGTATCCGTGACCAAGGAGCCGGCCTTAACCCCCAAGAATTTAGAGGAAACTAGTTTGTTTTTACCCcgtttatatattaattcaaatctattattttaaaaaactccATTCACATAAGTATTATTCTCAATATAAAAGAAAGTAGATTTGAATACgctgaattaaatttaaaattacatttaaaattaacttgaataaattagaattttaaaaaaattaaaatgaaaataattcatGTTATATTTAAGCACAAATTTTTAAACCCATTAATAAAGGATTTAggtttctaaaatatatatttttccttagaatctataacaacaaaattatggGGTAACAATTTTAGTTTTAAGAAATGTTTgattaaaaaagtttttttttctccaaatcgtttgtttattttttgttttgatcgAAGGTAGTGTCAGTCTCCAGGTTGACTATACCaaatctctctttctttctttcttttgtttattcACTTTACATGTCTTCTCTCTTTTCAATTTGTAGatctattttgtgggtatctttattttcttcacaagttgtgatggacagaTGACAGCACCGGTCGTTCGCTAAAACTCCACCGGCTACAAGTAGTTTTCTTGGAAAGTGAGTGGGagtatttcagaataatatatgATTTCACGAGTTGATTTGGACCCATGTTGtatgttttttgtttgttttttcattatttaataagttttcagttttagaagtttttttcTTCTCTTATAGCATgttttttagtcttgcttattCATGTAACTTTAGTTttgcaagtgattttagggatgattttgtttTCGCCCTCTCTAATTTGGTGAATGTTCGActcttttgtcgatttttgctcGCCACTTTGGACCATTCGGGGCTAATTTccttatcgtattaagtgcttACAATCACTTCAGATATGTCCTGCTTGAGTTGTAACAAAGCCGATTATCAACGTGTCATGATGTTCTATTAATGTTGAGGCTAAAgcctttgttgtgttgatggagctTATCTTTCACCATCTACGATAATTGTTTGTTTGCTTGTTTTTTTctctgaattatatgattatattcattgaataaatgaatgaatttactttaaaaaaaaatgtcatcCACCATATACGATGAGTgatttttttgca encodes:
- the LOC107951571 gene encoding MLO-like protein 1; the protein is MSEGGTTIEYTPTWVVAVVCSVIVLISLVAERILHFFGKYLKKKNQKPLFEALQKIKEELMLLGFISLLLTVFQDRIAKICISEDLANQWLPCKEKKEVTTEHFQTLFSSFLPNGNGRRLLAEPADFTAYCTTKGKVPLLSTTALHHLHIFIFVLAVVHVTFSALTIVFGSTKIHQWKNWEDYAKDMEDDPEGVVKTKITQVQEHDFIKGRFLGIGKNSEIQGWVYSFFKQFYGSVTKSDYITLRLGFIMTHCRGNPKFNFHNYMMRALEADFKKVVGISWYLWAFVVIFLLLNFVGWHTYFWIAFIPFILLLAVGTKLEHIITQLAQEVAERHMVVTGELVVQPSDNHFWFKRPRLVLRLIHIILFQNSFEMAFFAWIWVQYGFNSCMMGQVRFIIPRLVIGVFVQFVCSYSTLPLYAFVTQMGSSYKKAIFEEHIQEGLVGWARKARKKNKGSGFKRSSNESSQVGPKEESPLVFEMHKVNGKESSSSAV